The following proteins are co-located in the Rattus norvegicus strain BN/NHsdMcwi chromosome 19, GRCr8, whole genome shotgun sequence genome:
- the Ndrg4 gene encoding protein NDRG4 isoform 3 (isoform 3 is encoded by transcript variant 3), which translates to MAGLQELRFPEEKPLLRGQDATELDNPDAFLSVVDTDWKEHDIETPYGLLHVVIRGSPKGNRPAILTYHDVGLNHKLCFNTLFNLEDMQEITKHFVVCHVDAPGQQVGASQFPQGYQFPSMEQLATMLPSVVQHFGFKYVIGIGVGAGAYVLAKFALIFPDLVEGLVLMNIDPNGKGWIDWAATKLSGLTSTLPDTVLSHLFSQEELVNNTELVQSYRQQISSVVNQANLQLFWNMYNSRRDLDINRPGTVPNAKTLRCPVMLVVGDNAPAEDGVVECNSKLDPTTTTFLKMADSGGLPQVTQPGKLTEAFKYFLQGMGYIAHLKDRRLSGGAVPSASMTRLARSRTASLTSASSVDGSRPQPCTHSDSSEGMGQVNHTMEVSC; encoded by the exons ATGGCGGGGCTGCAGGAGCTGCGATTTCCTGAGGAGAAGCCCCTTCTCCGGGGCCAGGATGCCACCGAGCTG GATAACCCCGATGCCTTCCTCTCAGTTGTGGACACGGACTGGAAG GAACATGACATTGAGACGCCTTATGGCCTCCTGCATGTGGTGATCCGGGGCTCTCCCAAAGGGAACCGCCCAGCCATCCTTACCTACCACGATGTGGGTCTCAATC ACAAGCTGTGCTTCAACACCCTGTTCAACTTGGAGGACATGCAGGAGATCACCAAACACTTCGTGGTGTGCCATGTGGATGCCCCTGGGCAGCAGGTGGGAGCGTCACAGTTCCCTCAGGG ATACCAGTTCCCCTCCATGGAGCAGCTGGCGACCATGCTCCCGAGTGTGGTACAGCACTTTGG ATTCAAGTACGTGATTGGCATCGGAGTGGGGGCCGGAGCGTATGTGCTCGCCAAGTTTGCA CTCATCTTCCCTGATTTGGTGGAGGGGCTGGTGTTGATGAACATTGACCCCAATGGCAAAGGCTGGATTGATTGGGCTGCCACGAAG CTCTCCGGCTTGACCAGCACTTTGCCAGATACTGTACTCTCCCATCTCTTCAGCCAG GAGGAGCTGGTGAACAACACGGAGCTGGTGCAGAGCTACCGGCAGCAGATCTCGAGCGTGGTGAACCAGGCCAACCTTCAGCTCTTCTGGAACATGTACAATAG CCGCAGAGATCTTGACATTAACCGGCCTGGGACAGTGCCCAATGCCAAGACACTCCG CTGCCCAGTGATGCTGGTGGTCGGTGACAATGCACCTGCTGAGGACGGGGtg GTTGAGTGTAACTCCAAACTGGACCCAACCACTACAACCTTCCTGAAG ATGGCAGACTCTGGTGGTCTTCCTCAGGTGACCCAG CCAGGGAAGCTGACTGAGGCCTTCAAATACTTCCTGCAGGGCATGGGCTACA TTGCACACTTGAAGGACCGAAGGCTCAGTGGAGGAGCAG TGCCCTCAGCCAGCATGACCCGCCTTGCGCGCTCTCGTACCGCGTCCCTCACCAGCGCCAGTTCTGTGGATGGTAGCCGCCCTCAGCCCTGCACCCACTCAGACAGCAGTGAGGGGATGGGCCAGGTCAACCACACCATGGAGGTGTCCTGCTGA
- the Ndrg4 gene encoding protein NDRG4 isoform 6 (isoform 6 is encoded by transcript variant 6), with amino-acid sequence MPECWDGEHDIETPYGLLHVVIRGSPKGNRPAILTYHDVGLNHKLCFNTLFNLEDMQEITKHFVVCHVDAPGQQVGASQFPQGYQFPSMEQLATMLPSVVQHFGFKYVIGIGVGAGAYVLAKFALIFPDLVEGLVLMNIDPNGKGWIDWAATKLSGLTSTLPDTVLSHLFSQEELVNNTELVQSYRQQISSVVNQANLQLFWNMYNSRRDLDINRPGTVPNAKTLRCPVMLVVGDNAPAEDGVVECNSKLDPTTTTFLKMADSGGLPQVTQPGKLTEAFKYFLQGMGYMPSASMTRLARSRTASLTSASSVDGSRPQPCTHSDSSEGMGQVNHTMEVSC; translated from the exons ATGCCGGAGTGCTGGGATGGG GAACATGACATTGAGACGCCTTATGGCCTCCTGCATGTGGTGATCCGGGGCTCTCCCAAAGGGAACCGCCCAGCCATCCTTACCTACCACGATGTGGGTCTCAATC ACAAGCTGTGCTTCAACACCCTGTTCAACTTGGAGGACATGCAGGAGATCACCAAACACTTCGTGGTGTGCCATGTGGATGCCCCTGGGCAGCAGGTGGGAGCGTCACAGTTCCCTCAGGG ATACCAGTTCCCCTCCATGGAGCAGCTGGCGACCATGCTCCCGAGTGTGGTACAGCACTTTGG ATTCAAGTACGTGATTGGCATCGGAGTGGGGGCCGGAGCGTATGTGCTCGCCAAGTTTGCA CTCATCTTCCCTGATTTGGTGGAGGGGCTGGTGTTGATGAACATTGACCCCAATGGCAAAGGCTGGATTGATTGGGCTGCCACGAAG CTCTCCGGCTTGACCAGCACTTTGCCAGATACTGTACTCTCCCATCTCTTCAGCCAG GAGGAGCTGGTGAACAACACGGAGCTGGTGCAGAGCTACCGGCAGCAGATCTCGAGCGTGGTGAACCAGGCCAACCTTCAGCTCTTCTGGAACATGTACAATAG CCGCAGAGATCTTGACATTAACCGGCCTGGGACAGTGCCCAATGCCAAGACACTCCG CTGCCCAGTGATGCTGGTGGTCGGTGACAATGCACCTGCTGAGGACGGGGtg GTTGAGTGTAACTCCAAACTGGACCCAACCACTACAACCTTCCTGAAG ATGGCAGACTCTGGTGGTCTTCCTCAGGTGACCCAG CCAGGGAAGCTGACTGAGGCCTTCAAATACTTCCTGCAGGGCATGGGCTACA TGCCCTCAGCCAGCATGACCCGCCTTGCGCGCTCTCGTACCGCGTCCCTCACCAGCGCCAGTTCTGTGGATGGTAGCCGCCCTCAGCCCTGCACCCACTCAGACAGCAGTGAGGGGATGGGCCAGGTCAACCACACCATGGAGGTGTCCTGCTGA
- the Ndrg4 gene encoding protein NDRG4 isoform 5 (isoform 5 is encoded by transcript variant 5), producing MPECWDGEHDIETPYGLLHVVIRGSPKGNRPAILTYHDVGLNHKLCFNTLFNLEDMQEITKHFVVCHVDAPGQQVGASQFPQGYQFPSMEQLATMLPSVVQHFGFKYVIGIGVGAGAYVLAKFALIFPDLVEGLVLMNIDPNGKGWIDWAATKLSGLTSTLPDTVLSHLFSQEELVNNTELVQSYRQQISSVVNQANLQLFWNMYNSRRDLDINRPGTVPNAKTLRCPVMLVVGDNAPAEDGVVECNSKLDPTTTTFLKMADSGGLPQVTQPGKLTEAFKYFLQGMGYIAHLKDRRLSGGAVPSASMTRLARSRTASLTSASSVDGSRPQPCTHSDSSEGMGQVNHTMEVSC from the exons ATGCCGGAGTGCTGGGATGGG GAACATGACATTGAGACGCCTTATGGCCTCCTGCATGTGGTGATCCGGGGCTCTCCCAAAGGGAACCGCCCAGCCATCCTTACCTACCACGATGTGGGTCTCAATC ACAAGCTGTGCTTCAACACCCTGTTCAACTTGGAGGACATGCAGGAGATCACCAAACACTTCGTGGTGTGCCATGTGGATGCCCCTGGGCAGCAGGTGGGAGCGTCACAGTTCCCTCAGGG ATACCAGTTCCCCTCCATGGAGCAGCTGGCGACCATGCTCCCGAGTGTGGTACAGCACTTTGG ATTCAAGTACGTGATTGGCATCGGAGTGGGGGCCGGAGCGTATGTGCTCGCCAAGTTTGCA CTCATCTTCCCTGATTTGGTGGAGGGGCTGGTGTTGATGAACATTGACCCCAATGGCAAAGGCTGGATTGATTGGGCTGCCACGAAG CTCTCCGGCTTGACCAGCACTTTGCCAGATACTGTACTCTCCCATCTCTTCAGCCAG GAGGAGCTGGTGAACAACACGGAGCTGGTGCAGAGCTACCGGCAGCAGATCTCGAGCGTGGTGAACCAGGCCAACCTTCAGCTCTTCTGGAACATGTACAATAG CCGCAGAGATCTTGACATTAACCGGCCTGGGACAGTGCCCAATGCCAAGACACTCCG CTGCCCAGTGATGCTGGTGGTCGGTGACAATGCACCTGCTGAGGACGGGGtg GTTGAGTGTAACTCCAAACTGGACCCAACCACTACAACCTTCCTGAAG ATGGCAGACTCTGGTGGTCTTCCTCAGGTGACCCAG CCAGGGAAGCTGACTGAGGCCTTCAAATACTTCCTGCAGGGCATGGGCTACA TTGCACACTTGAAGGACCGAAGGCTCAGTGGAGGAGCAG TGCCCTCAGCCAGCATGACCCGCCTTGCGCGCTCTCGTACCGCGTCCCTCACCAGCGCCAGTTCTGTGGATGGTAGCCGCCCTCAGCCCTGCACCCACTCAGACAGCAGTGAGGGGATGGGCCAGGTCAACCACACCATGGAGGTGTCCTGCTGA
- the Ndrg4 gene encoding protein NDRG4 isoform 2 precursor (isoform 2 precursor is encoded by transcript variant 2): protein MKVLGHRLQLLTGLLLHDVTMAGLQELRFPEEKPLLRGQDATELDNPDAFLSVVDTDWKEHDIETPYGLLHVVIRGSPKGNRPAILTYHDVGLNHKLCFNTLFNLEDMQEITKHFVVCHVDAPGQQVGASQFPQGYQFPSMEQLATMLPSVVQHFGFKYVIGIGVGAGAYVLAKFALIFPDLVEGLVLMNIDPNGKGWIDWAATKLSGLTSTLPDTVLSHLFSQEELVNNTELVQSYRQQISSVVNQANLQLFWNMYNSRRDLDINRPGTVPNAKTLRCPVMLVVGDNAPAEDGVVECNSKLDPTTTTFLKMADSGGLPQVTQPGKLTEAFKYFLQGMGYMPSASMTRLARSRTASLTSASSVDGSRPQPCTHSDSSEGMGQVNHTMEVSC from the exons ATGAAGGTGCTGGGACACAGGCTCCAACTGCTGACAG GGCTTCTGCTCCACGACGTGACCATGGCGGGGCTGCAGGAGCTGCGATTTCCTGAGGAGAAGCCCCTTCTCCGGGGCCAGGATGCCACCGAGCTG GATAACCCCGATGCCTTCCTCTCAGTTGTGGACACGGACTGGAAG GAACATGACATTGAGACGCCTTATGGCCTCCTGCATGTGGTGATCCGGGGCTCTCCCAAAGGGAACCGCCCAGCCATCCTTACCTACCACGATGTGGGTCTCAATC ACAAGCTGTGCTTCAACACCCTGTTCAACTTGGAGGACATGCAGGAGATCACCAAACACTTCGTGGTGTGCCATGTGGATGCCCCTGGGCAGCAGGTGGGAGCGTCACAGTTCCCTCAGGG ATACCAGTTCCCCTCCATGGAGCAGCTGGCGACCATGCTCCCGAGTGTGGTACAGCACTTTGG ATTCAAGTACGTGATTGGCATCGGAGTGGGGGCCGGAGCGTATGTGCTCGCCAAGTTTGCA CTCATCTTCCCTGATTTGGTGGAGGGGCTGGTGTTGATGAACATTGACCCCAATGGCAAAGGCTGGATTGATTGGGCTGCCACGAAG CTCTCCGGCTTGACCAGCACTTTGCCAGATACTGTACTCTCCCATCTCTTCAGCCAG GAGGAGCTGGTGAACAACACGGAGCTGGTGCAGAGCTACCGGCAGCAGATCTCGAGCGTGGTGAACCAGGCCAACCTTCAGCTCTTCTGGAACATGTACAATAG CCGCAGAGATCTTGACATTAACCGGCCTGGGACAGTGCCCAATGCCAAGACACTCCG CTGCCCAGTGATGCTGGTGGTCGGTGACAATGCACCTGCTGAGGACGGGGtg GTTGAGTGTAACTCCAAACTGGACCCAACCACTACAACCTTCCTGAAG ATGGCAGACTCTGGTGGTCTTCCTCAGGTGACCCAG CCAGGGAAGCTGACTGAGGCCTTCAAATACTTCCTGCAGGGCATGGGCTACA TGCCCTCAGCCAGCATGACCCGCCTTGCGCGCTCTCGTACCGCGTCCCTCACCAGCGCCAGTTCTGTGGATGGTAGCCGCCCTCAGCCCTGCACCCACTCAGACAGCAGTGAGGGGATGGGCCAGGTCAACCACACCATGGAGGTGTCCTGCTGA
- the Ndrg4 gene encoding protein NDRG4 isoform 1 precursor (isoform 1 precursor is encoded by transcript variant 1): protein MKVLGHRLQLLTGLLLHDVTMAGLQELRFPEEKPLLRGQDATELDNPDAFLSVVDTDWKEHDIETPYGLLHVVIRGSPKGNRPAILTYHDVGLNHKLCFNTLFNLEDMQEITKHFVVCHVDAPGQQVGASQFPQGYQFPSMEQLATMLPSVVQHFGFKYVIGIGVGAGAYVLAKFALIFPDLVEGLVLMNIDPNGKGWIDWAATKLSGLTSTLPDTVLSHLFSQEELVNNTELVQSYRQQISSVVNQANLQLFWNMYNSRRDLDINRPGTVPNAKTLRCPVMLVVGDNAPAEDGVVECNSKLDPTTTTFLKMADSGGLPQVTQPGKLTEAFKYFLQGMGYIAHLKDRRLSGGAVPSASMTRLARSRTASLTSASSVDGSRPQPCTHSDSSEGMGQVNHTMEVSC, encoded by the exons ATGAAGGTGCTGGGACACAGGCTCCAACTGCTGACAG GGCTTCTGCTCCACGACGTGACCATGGCGGGGCTGCAGGAGCTGCGATTTCCTGAGGAGAAGCCCCTTCTCCGGGGCCAGGATGCCACCGAGCTG GATAACCCCGATGCCTTCCTCTCAGTTGTGGACACGGACTGGAAG GAACATGACATTGAGACGCCTTATGGCCTCCTGCATGTGGTGATCCGGGGCTCTCCCAAAGGGAACCGCCCAGCCATCCTTACCTACCACGATGTGGGTCTCAATC ACAAGCTGTGCTTCAACACCCTGTTCAACTTGGAGGACATGCAGGAGATCACCAAACACTTCGTGGTGTGCCATGTGGATGCCCCTGGGCAGCAGGTGGGAGCGTCACAGTTCCCTCAGGG ATACCAGTTCCCCTCCATGGAGCAGCTGGCGACCATGCTCCCGAGTGTGGTACAGCACTTTGG ATTCAAGTACGTGATTGGCATCGGAGTGGGGGCCGGAGCGTATGTGCTCGCCAAGTTTGCA CTCATCTTCCCTGATTTGGTGGAGGGGCTGGTGTTGATGAACATTGACCCCAATGGCAAAGGCTGGATTGATTGGGCTGCCACGAAG CTCTCCGGCTTGACCAGCACTTTGCCAGATACTGTACTCTCCCATCTCTTCAGCCAG GAGGAGCTGGTGAACAACACGGAGCTGGTGCAGAGCTACCGGCAGCAGATCTCGAGCGTGGTGAACCAGGCCAACCTTCAGCTCTTCTGGAACATGTACAATAG CCGCAGAGATCTTGACATTAACCGGCCTGGGACAGTGCCCAATGCCAAGACACTCCG CTGCCCAGTGATGCTGGTGGTCGGTGACAATGCACCTGCTGAGGACGGGGtg GTTGAGTGTAACTCCAAACTGGACCCAACCACTACAACCTTCCTGAAG ATGGCAGACTCTGGTGGTCTTCCTCAGGTGACCCAG CCAGGGAAGCTGACTGAGGCCTTCAAATACTTCCTGCAGGGCATGGGCTACA TTGCACACTTGAAGGACCGAAGGCTCAGTGGAGGAGCAG TGCCCTCAGCCAGCATGACCCGCCTTGCGCGCTCTCGTACCGCGTCCCTCACCAGCGCCAGTTCTGTGGATGGTAGCCGCCCTCAGCCCTGCACCCACTCAGACAGCAGTGAGGGGATGGGCCAGGTCAACCACACCATGGAGGTGTCCTGCTGA
- the Ndrg4 gene encoding protein NDRG4 isoform 4 (isoform 4 is encoded by transcript variant 4) yields MAGLQELRFPEEKPLLRGQDATELDNPDAFLSVVDTDWKEHDIETPYGLLHVVIRGSPKGNRPAILTYHDVGLNHKLCFNTLFNLEDMQEITKHFVVCHVDAPGQQVGASQFPQGYQFPSMEQLATMLPSVVQHFGFKYVIGIGVGAGAYVLAKFALIFPDLVEGLVLMNIDPNGKGWIDWAATKLSGLTSTLPDTVLSHLFSQEELVNNTELVQSYRQQISSVVNQANLQLFWNMYNSRRDLDINRPGTVPNAKTLRCPVMLVVGDNAPAEDGVVECNSKLDPTTTTFLKMADSGGLPQVTQPGKLTEAFKYFLQGMGYMPSASMTRLARSRTASLTSASSVDGSRPQPCTHSDSSEGMGQVNHTMEVSC; encoded by the exons ATGGCGGGGCTGCAGGAGCTGCGATTTCCTGAGGAGAAGCCCCTTCTCCGGGGCCAGGATGCCACCGAGCTG GATAACCCCGATGCCTTCCTCTCAGTTGTGGACACGGACTGGAAG GAACATGACATTGAGACGCCTTATGGCCTCCTGCATGTGGTGATCCGGGGCTCTCCCAAAGGGAACCGCCCAGCCATCCTTACCTACCACGATGTGGGTCTCAATC ACAAGCTGTGCTTCAACACCCTGTTCAACTTGGAGGACATGCAGGAGATCACCAAACACTTCGTGGTGTGCCATGTGGATGCCCCTGGGCAGCAGGTGGGAGCGTCACAGTTCCCTCAGGG ATACCAGTTCCCCTCCATGGAGCAGCTGGCGACCATGCTCCCGAGTGTGGTACAGCACTTTGG ATTCAAGTACGTGATTGGCATCGGAGTGGGGGCCGGAGCGTATGTGCTCGCCAAGTTTGCA CTCATCTTCCCTGATTTGGTGGAGGGGCTGGTGTTGATGAACATTGACCCCAATGGCAAAGGCTGGATTGATTGGGCTGCCACGAAG CTCTCCGGCTTGACCAGCACTTTGCCAGATACTGTACTCTCCCATCTCTTCAGCCAG GAGGAGCTGGTGAACAACACGGAGCTGGTGCAGAGCTACCGGCAGCAGATCTCGAGCGTGGTGAACCAGGCCAACCTTCAGCTCTTCTGGAACATGTACAATAG CCGCAGAGATCTTGACATTAACCGGCCTGGGACAGTGCCCAATGCCAAGACACTCCG CTGCCCAGTGATGCTGGTGGTCGGTGACAATGCACCTGCTGAGGACGGGGtg GTTGAGTGTAACTCCAAACTGGACCCAACCACTACAACCTTCCTGAAG ATGGCAGACTCTGGTGGTCTTCCTCAGGTGACCCAG CCAGGGAAGCTGACTGAGGCCTTCAAATACTTCCTGCAGGGCATGGGCTACA TGCCCTCAGCCAGCATGACCCGCCTTGCGCGCTCTCGTACCGCGTCCCTCACCAGCGCCAGTTCTGTGGATGGTAGCCGCCCTCAGCCCTGCACCCACTCAGACAGCAGTGAGGGGATGGGCCAGGTCAACCACACCATGGAGGTGTCCTGCTGA
- the Ndrg4 gene encoding protein NDRG4 isoform X3 produces MPECWDGEHDIETPYGLLHVVIRGSPKGNRPAILTYHDVGLNHKLCFNTLFNLEDMQEITKHFVVCHVDAPGQQVGASQFPQGYQFPSMEQLATMLPSVVQHFGFKYVIGIGVGAGAYVLAKFALIFPDLVEGLVLMNIDPNGKGWIDWAATKLSGLTSTLPDTVLSHLFSQEELVNNTELVQSYRQQISSVVNQANLQLFWNMYNSRRDLDINRPGTVPNAKTLRCPVMLVVGDNAPAEDGVVECNSKLDPTTTTFLKMADSGGLPQVTQPGKLTEAFKYFLQGMGYIAHLKDRRLSGGAGPSVSVHSALSQHDPPCALSYRVPHQRQFCGW; encoded by the exons ATGCCGGAGTGCTGGGATGGG GAACATGACATTGAGACGCCTTATGGCCTCCTGCATGTGGTGATCCGGGGCTCTCCCAAAGGGAACCGCCCAGCCATCCTTACCTACCACGATGTGGGTCTCAATC ACAAGCTGTGCTTCAACACCCTGTTCAACTTGGAGGACATGCAGGAGATCACCAAACACTTCGTGGTGTGCCATGTGGATGCCCCTGGGCAGCAGGTGGGAGCGTCACAGTTCCCTCAGGG ATACCAGTTCCCCTCCATGGAGCAGCTGGCGACCATGCTCCCGAGTGTGGTACAGCACTTTGG ATTCAAGTACGTGATTGGCATCGGAGTGGGGGCCGGAGCGTATGTGCTCGCCAAGTTTGCA CTCATCTTCCCTGATTTGGTGGAGGGGCTGGTGTTGATGAACATTGACCCCAATGGCAAAGGCTGGATTGATTGGGCTGCCACGAAG CTCTCCGGCTTGACCAGCACTTTGCCAGATACTGTACTCTCCCATCTCTTCAGCCAG GAGGAGCTGGTGAACAACACGGAGCTGGTGCAGAGCTACCGGCAGCAGATCTCGAGCGTGGTGAACCAGGCCAACCTTCAGCTCTTCTGGAACATGTACAATAG CCGCAGAGATCTTGACATTAACCGGCCTGGGACAGTGCCCAATGCCAAGACACTCCG CTGCCCAGTGATGCTGGTGGTCGGTGACAATGCACCTGCTGAGGACGGGGtg GTTGAGTGTAACTCCAAACTGGACCCAACCACTACAACCTTCCTGAAG ATGGCAGACTCTGGTGGTCTTCCTCAGGTGACCCAG CCAGGGAAGCTGACTGAGGCCTTCAAATACTTCCTGCAGGGCATGGGCTACA TTGCACACTTGAAGGACCGAAGGCTCAGTGGAGGAGCAG gaccctctgtctctgtccacaGTGCCCTCAGCCAGCATGACCCGCCTTGCGCGCTCTCGTACCGCGTCCCTCACCAGCGCCAGTTCTGTGGATGGTAG
- the Ndrg4 gene encoding protein NDRG4 isoform X1, which yields MKVLGHRLQLLTGLLLHDVTMAGLQELRFPEEKPLLRGQDATELDNPDAFLSVVDTDWKEHDIETPYGLLHVVIRGSPKGNRPAILTYHDVGLNHKLCFNTLFNLEDMQEITKHFVVCHVDAPGQQVGASQFPQGYQFPSMEQLATMLPSVVQHFGFKYVIGIGVGAGAYVLAKFALIFPDLVEGLVLMNIDPNGKGWIDWAATKLSGLTSTLPDTVLSHLFSQEELVNNTELVQSYRQQISSVVNQANLQLFWNMYNSRRDLDINRPGTVPNAKTLRCPVMLVVGDNAPAEDGVVECNSKLDPTTTTFLKMADSGGLPQVTQPGKLTEAFKYFLQGMGYIAHLKDRRLSGGAGPSVSVHSALSQHDPPCALSYRVPHQRQFCGW from the exons ATGAAGGTGCTGGGACACAGGCTCCAACTGCTGACAG GGCTTCTGCTCCACGACGTGACCATGGCGGGGCTGCAGGAGCTGCGATTTCCTGAGGAGAAGCCCCTTCTCCGGGGCCAGGATGCCACCGAGCTG GATAACCCCGATGCCTTCCTCTCAGTTGTGGACACGGACTGGAAG GAACATGACATTGAGACGCCTTATGGCCTCCTGCATGTGGTGATCCGGGGCTCTCCCAAAGGGAACCGCCCAGCCATCCTTACCTACCACGATGTGGGTCTCAATC ACAAGCTGTGCTTCAACACCCTGTTCAACTTGGAGGACATGCAGGAGATCACCAAACACTTCGTGGTGTGCCATGTGGATGCCCCTGGGCAGCAGGTGGGAGCGTCACAGTTCCCTCAGGG ATACCAGTTCCCCTCCATGGAGCAGCTGGCGACCATGCTCCCGAGTGTGGTACAGCACTTTGG ATTCAAGTACGTGATTGGCATCGGAGTGGGGGCCGGAGCGTATGTGCTCGCCAAGTTTGCA CTCATCTTCCCTGATTTGGTGGAGGGGCTGGTGTTGATGAACATTGACCCCAATGGCAAAGGCTGGATTGATTGGGCTGCCACGAAG CTCTCCGGCTTGACCAGCACTTTGCCAGATACTGTACTCTCCCATCTCTTCAGCCAG GAGGAGCTGGTGAACAACACGGAGCTGGTGCAGAGCTACCGGCAGCAGATCTCGAGCGTGGTGAACCAGGCCAACCTTCAGCTCTTCTGGAACATGTACAATAG CCGCAGAGATCTTGACATTAACCGGCCTGGGACAGTGCCCAATGCCAAGACACTCCG CTGCCCAGTGATGCTGGTGGTCGGTGACAATGCACCTGCTGAGGACGGGGtg GTTGAGTGTAACTCCAAACTGGACCCAACCACTACAACCTTCCTGAAG ATGGCAGACTCTGGTGGTCTTCCTCAGGTGACCCAG CCAGGGAAGCTGACTGAGGCCTTCAAATACTTCCTGCAGGGCATGGGCTACA TTGCACACTTGAAGGACCGAAGGCTCAGTGGAGGAGCAG gaccctctgtctctgtccacaGTGCCCTCAGCCAGCATGACCCGCCTTGCGCGCTCTCGTACCGCGTCCCTCACCAGCGCCAGTTCTGTGGATGGTAG